In one window of Mytilus trossulus isolate FHL-02 chromosome 7, PNRI_Mtr1.1.1.hap1, whole genome shotgun sequence DNA:
- the LOC134726242 gene encoding uncharacterized protein LOC134726242: MDVIQRRLFDIQRIEKQNFKAKQNKKFKRDRLNQQSSVFEEDPILNLLKESKSKQPRKRRFKKQKHAVQDKLVVNLSSIELTTSEEKLLSKGLNFCPAPATVNNLQLETDVEAFARRLRLKEHFNRQQKKNLKEAGMNESDYESDEGDICIPKFKKKSTWNPPKSKNDNLESFITSVKAEVRSSISGKQVRNISKSESQAMINLKDRDEIVIKQADKGSAVVVMNKADYIEEGNRQLSNAKFYKELTCDPTKEINKKINDALSEMNKDKQIDDDTYDYLRPDETCTAGRFYLLPKLHKEGIPGRPIVSANGHPTEKISEFVDYHLRPHVQQLPSHIQDTTDYLKKMNSLSPLPNNTILVSMDVCSLYTNIPKDEGIAACEKVWNTRKDKHPQTDCLVQLLKLVLENNNFIFNDKHFLQIDGTSMGTKMAPSFANIFMGDLEERILLSVPYKPLSWLRFIDDIDMKWNDTAEHLQDFLDHCNQFHHSIKFTSEFSSEKIAFLDTTTFVKNGIMTTDLHTKKTDKHQFLSPKSCHPKHCSRSIPYSQAIRLKRICSSESKLNYRLGQLKTQLKSRGYKTKNITDAFDKAKEKDRASLMEYKNKATRADRIPFVVTFHPDLTNISSSIRKHWRLIENDSSLKEIFPSPPLIAYRRPKNLKDILVTSKVKKQETSKFGCYKQCGRRNCKCCKAANTDHSFSSTVTKQRYNIYVTSNCKTENSIYILTCGTCKLQYVGETETTFNIRLNNHRSFYTKGRNCPITRHLLRTGHTFENITFQIIEVNQNWDPEMRKKRERFWMHQLRTLEPDGLNERDEKQFYPKAKE, encoded by the coding sequence ATGGACGTAATTCAAAGACGACTATTCGACATTCAAAGAATAgagaaacaaaatttcaaagctaaacaaaataaaaaattcaaacgagaccGTTTAAACCAACAAAGTTCCGTTTTTGAAGAAGATCcaattttaaacttgttaaaAGAGAGTAAATCAAAACAACCGAGGAAAAGgcgttttaaaaaacaaaaacacgcAGTTCAAGATAAGTTAGTTGTAAATCTGTCATCAATAGAACTAACTACCTCTGAGGAAAAACTATTGAGTAAAGGCCTTAATTTTTGTCCAGCTCCAGCAACCGTCAACAATTTACAACTTGAGACAGATGTAGAAGCATTTGCCAGGCGTCTCCGGTTGAAAGAACATTTCAATAGACAacagaagaaaaatttaaaagaagccGGAATGAATGAATCTGATTATGAGAGTGATGAAGGAGACATATGCAtcccaaaatttaaaaagaaaagtacaTGGAATCCCCCTAAAAGCAAAAACGACAATTTGGAATCATTCATTACATCAGTCAAAGCTGAGGTCAGATCTTCAATCAGTGGTAAACAAGtcagaaatatttcaaagtcaGAAAGTCAAGCCATGATTAACTTAAAAGACCGTGACGAAATTGTTATCAAACAAGCTGACAAAGGAAGTGCCGTTGTAGTGATGAACAAGGCAGACTACATCGAAGAAGGAAATCGTCAACTCTCAAACgctaaattttataaagaacTAACATGTGATCCAACAaaagaaatcaacaaaaaaattaatgacgCCCTCTCAGAAatgaataaagataaacaaattgATGACGATACGTACGATTATCTACGCCCAGACGAAACGTGCACAGCCGGTCGATTCTACTTACTTCCAAAACTTCACAAAGAAGGGATTCCAGGGAGACCTATAGTATCAGCTAATGGCCATCCCACCgaaaaaatttctgaatttgttGATTACCATCTCAGACCACATGTTcaacaactaccatctcatatTCAAGATACGACTGactatttgaagaaaatgaattcCTTAAGTCCTTTACCCAACAACACAATTTTGGTTTCAATGGATGTGTGTTCTTTATACACAAATATTCCAAAAGATGAAGGAATAGCCGCGTGTGAAAAAGTATGGAATACTCGAAAGGATAAACATCCCCAAACTGACTGTCTAGTTCAATTGCTCAAGCTAGTTCTTGAAAATAACAACTTTATTTTCAACGACAAGCACTTTTTACAGATTGACGGAACTAGTATGGGAACAAAAATGGCACCTTCTTTTGCCAACATTTTTATGGGGGATCTCGAAGAACGCATCCTTTTGAGTGTGCCATACAAACCTTTGTCATGGCTCCGTTTTATTGATGATATTGACATGAAATGGAACGATACTGCAGAACATTTGCAAGATTTCTTAGATCATTGTAATCAGTTCCATCACTCAATTAAATTTACATCTGAATTTTCAAGCGAGAAAATTGCTTTTCTCGACACCACCACATTTGTAAAAAACGGGATCATGACAACTGACCTCCACACAAAGAAAACTGATAAACACCAGTTCCTTTCTCCAAAAAGTTGTCATCCGAAACACTGCTCCAGGAGTATACCTTACAGTCAAGCCATCAGACTAAAGCGAATTTGCTCCTCTGAATCCAAACTTAACTATCGTTTGGGACAACTAAAAACACAGCTGAAATCAAGAGGatataaaaccaaaaacatcacAGACGCTTTTGATAAAGCTAAAGAAAAAGATCGAGCTAGCCTCAtggaatacaaaaataaggcgACCCGTGCAGATAGAATTCCGTTTGTTGTAACATTCCATCCcgatttgacaaatatttcatcttctATCCGAAAGCACTGGCGTCTAATCGAAAATGACTCGTCCTTAAAAGAAATTTTTCCATCACCTCCTCTTATTGCCTATCGCAGACCCAAAAATCTCAAAGACATACTTGTGACATCAAAAgtaaagaaacaagaaacttcaaaatttgggTGTTACAAACAATGCGGTAGAAGGAACTGTAAGTGCTGTAAAGCCGCCAACACTGACCACTCTTTCAGCAGCACGGTAACAAAGCAGCGATACAACATCTATGTTACATCTAATTGCAAAACGgaaaatagtatttatattcTTACTTGTGGAACTTGCAAGCTGCAGTATGTTGGTGAAACAGAAACCACATTTAATATCAGACTAAACAATCATCGGTCGTTTTATACAAAAGGAAGAAACTGTCCAATTACGAGACACCTCTTAAGAACAGgacatacttttgaaaatatcacctTTCAAATAATTGAGGTAAACCAAAATTGGGACCcagaaatgagaaaaaagagAGAAAGGTTCTGGATGCATCAGCTACGTACTCTTGAACCTGATGGACTTAATGAGAGGGATGAAAAACAGTTCTACCCGAAAGCAAAGGAATAA